The following is a genomic window from Triplophysa rosa linkage group LG11, Trosa_1v2, whole genome shotgun sequence.
TAGAAATATGACGCAATCACAGCTTCCGTTTTAAAATTCAGTCAGCTAATAGCATCGTATCGCGTTGCTCAGGAGCAAattaccctcctccatccccagctCCACCTCACATTTACAATCAGGACTCCACTTCTGTTATTCCTTTTCATAAGTCTCAACTACATTTTAATGATGTGTTAATGAAGAACTAATGACATCTGCTTGTTCGCTGCTTTGAGTtttgcccagaacagaaccATACCGCCAATCTAGACTAAATGCTAATTGTCAATAATTTTTGACTGTAGTAAACCTGACAGAACTCTTTTGAAACTCTCTGGTTTTTGTTTTCAGATCAGTCACCGTAGCTGTCTGATAGCCGTCCTCGGTTCCTCATTCCTCTATTCTTAAGACGGGCCAGCAGGACTAAGACGAGATGAAACCGGATGGTGTTGACGTGGCAACAGTGGAGCCGATGGAAGCGTTGAACGCAGGTCCTGAGATCGAGGTGGTGCCAGCGGGTGGAGCTCAAGACCAGGCCTTGCCCGGCACGCAAACAGAAGCCGAACCACAGCCAGCGGAGGCGCTATCAGCAAATGACAAGACTGGGAAGGAGAAGTCCGCAGATCCCAAAACTAAGACAAAAGCTCCTACCAAAACAAAGACGTCCACCGCTGGTACCAAGACGTCTACCACTGGTACCAAGACGTCTACCACCAGCTCCCGTCCCACCACCGCCCAAAGCCGTTTGACCAATGGCACGCAGAAGACGCAAGCCAACGGTGTCGCCAAAAAGACCACCACAGCCGGGCTTGAGAAGAAGACCTTGACGAGTGCCGCTCCTAAAAAAACACTCGGCTCTACTGCTGTACCCACCACCAGGACCTCAGTGAAGACGACCGAGAAGAAACCTGCGGCGGCTCCAGCTAACGGAGTGAAGAAAACCCCTGCGGCGTCAGCGAGCAGTCTGAAATCCAACCCAAAAACATCAGGTTTGTCAGTTATCGCTCGTGTTTCACATTCAGTCGAGCGTTTCACTGTTTGACCTGATGTTGAACGCTTTCCATCACCTCTCATTTCAGCTCCTGCTCCAAGACCCGCCTCTGCATCCACCACCAAGCCCATCTCCACCGCCTCTCCCAAACCTCCAGTCTCCAAGACAACCAGGTGAGCGTCTGATCGGTGCAGATGGTCTCAGAGAAAGCTCTCTGTTGATTCGAATTCTGTGATGTGGTCGATTGTTTGTTATTCCTCTCGGTTCATGTGTCCCATCTTACAATCCCtttacatgtttacatttaGCTTAATATCAATTCTgcgcagaggtgggtagagtagccaaaatctttactcaagtaaaagtacaagtaactagagaaattgttactcaagtaaaagtaaaagtcactattaaaaaattacttgagtaaaagtaaaaaagtatgcaatgaaaaaactactcaagtagctagttacttagttactttgtatctgattatataggcctactacataaaattaatattaacgccaatattttaatattacattttaatcaatatttttaattatcataagcagatatctttgcaatatactagagagactaaagaatagacaaacacagaagagacgagcatttctgtaaatttcatctagtcctgatgtcaatgtagtttacacaacttatttagaataatagaccatgtcaaactaaagcatgaactaaactcagagcatttcctaagatgatctagaacatctgcagtgctctcttaaatgaaatacacatttttgaacaaagctcatgttttctcgtgttgtgtcacgtgtgtgttgtgaaacgctcttacttgtaaacaaacagtaaacagtgaaccacacgcccatcaacaagttttcttccttctgttcttcaaatgtatatttctgcaagcccacgtctctgtgtctgacaggtaacgcgcatgttgctgtgtctgacgaacaggtcgcgcgggtgcgcgcatatggcgggcatttatcattgctggcaaacaatatgacacatttgcagttttgattgtatagatatagattaatatccacttcatccaacgctctttgtgttctgcgtgttcttaaatttcgcgctacgaggagtgagtaatcctgcttcagatgattcagatcgtgctgcgaactgaacaaatcatttgaactgattcattagcctattcaaatggttttgcccattgttcaattaatgctttcaaaagaatcgactcaaaagaatcgatcactcgggaatgcccgtaaaaagagacgacaaccttgaaataaacaacgcgttttaaaaagcatattttaaaatgaaggaacgaaggaacgtcacgcaatgtaagttatgtaacgaagtaaaagtacagattttctattagaaatttactcaagtaagagtaaaagtacacacttttgattttacttaaaaagtacatattctccaaaatgttacttaagtaaatgtaacgaagtaagtgtaccgcgttactacccacctctgattcTGCGTCATAACAGAATTTGGCAAATTTCAAAAGAGCACGATGTCCCGCAGGGAGATGATTAAATTTACAATATCTCCACAAGTAGGCCAACAGTCTCTGCAGTAGCGCCTGCAGTAGTTTAACACAAGAAATGATGCAGCGCGGAGATGATGTTAGGATGATGCTTTcaggtcattgtgtgtgtggtcatgagagagagatgcatttataccctgatagcacacatacatctggtttacgtctatttgacgtctgcatttacatctgcaagacatctacaatacattgtttgctcatctgcaatacgtctcggagatgtctgctgtcagacttcatatagacatctagaagatgtctgtaagatgtttatggtttagaatggatgtacaacagctctttctaagatgtttagcagatgtttttaagcagcagatctccagatctttagcagacgtattacagacgttcagacgtctccgggacgtattgcagatgagcaaactatgtatttaagatgtcttgcagatgtaaatgcagacgtcaaatagacgtaaaccagatggattgtgctatctgggtagaGGTGATGATGAGAATGTGAGAATTCTTTTGTCTGTAACTTTTGTCTCTCTATCACCACCTctgttttaaaggggtgatatgacacgattaaaaggaatattatggtttgttttagatgtaattcaatgtgtctacaggatttaaggttgataaacgctgtattttccacacaccgtgcatgtttgtatctcctctttgctccgcctctcagatttgtaacaaagctcatggctctgaaaagcgaggtgtgctgtgattggccagttcaccagtgtgtagtgattggtggaatactgcaagcgtgtgagggaaatgtgatgcctctgaccatatttggaacatcaggttcctcttcaattgttctgacaggtacgcccaccttacttgtgtctacatttgggcggtcttagtccaatcagaccaccaactgatgtagatttgtgggggtgtggctacacgaggcgtttcaggcaggtctgggtgagcattcgcttttacatagaatgactcttttgttcccacacttacatttctgcagttttacgtgtctaatacatgcatgagcgacttataacacaccaaagacacagaacaacacgtgttcacgccatacgacccctttaaaaacatcaaatgtgCAGGTTACTTTATATACTTCGTAATTTCTCCCAAATCCAACAGCTCGCTGTATAAATCATGATTGTAAGCTCAGTTTTGTGAATCGACATGAAGAAATGTTGTTACGTAATTTTCGCGGTGGTATGATTTTATTCTCAAAGCTTGTTTTCGAAGTAAAATTATAACTTCAATCTCATATTGTTATGACTTGATTCTTGTAGTTTTTACTTTATTCTCAAATGTATATGACTGTAATATCATAATGCTCTAATATTCAGTTGATTTTGTAATCACCTTTGTCTTTTTATAACGTGCCACTAAAACTCTTCTTTATTCTAGAAGATGTTGTTTTAATATTACCAGCAGAGTGAAATGTTAATAAAGCGTCATCTGATCTTAATGACTGAATGTAAATCAGGATTGTGTCAGAACAGGGTGATGTGGTGCCGCTGCAGCTGTGCGGGATGTTTATTCATCATGAAGTGTGTTTTAGtgtctcacacgcacacacacatgaagcCACGAGCTTCAAAGAATTCTCAACAGAGATGGTTGACAGCGCTGTGTATTTCAGCGAGCCTTCGCTTGAGTTTTGACTGCATGTGTGTGAGTTGTCCAGTGTTTCCCCTCAGTATTTTCACACACGTGTGATGTTTTCTCAGGACATTGCTTTTACACTGACATGTTAAGATGTGTTATTGTGCGGACGCTGGGCTGACCTGCACGTCTTTACACTAATTGAACACAATGATGTAAAACACAGCATCCAGCAGTGTGTTACTCCGTGTCGGGTGTGTGCGTGTCCTGTTAAATGTTATGGTGGAATCTTCCGTTAGAGTTTGAGCCCGTCCCAAACATGCAGTGTTGTTGGTGTGTTGACAAGCAGATCAGTATTTATATAGCTGCACAACATCAGCCGTTTTCTCAGGAAAActggactccattgacttccattgtgtgaacacatttctcaaaatatcttcttttgcgtttcgctgaagaaagactcacataaAGGTTTACTAACACATATGCTGGTTATCGTGGTTTTCAAGCGtggtagctggtttaagctggtcacttgctggtttaggaccatcttaaaacagcacaaaccagctaacatacttcaaaacctacctaaccagcatatgtgtttttttcccaACAGGGATGAGCGaatgaatgatgacatcatttagattttggggtgaactggtTGGTCGGCATCATTGTGAAAAGATGTTTGTGACATTAGACATTCAGGTCAGAATATGTTTCATATGAATCATTGTTGATGTCCTAATGAATGAGATCTATTTCCTGCAGACGATGATGTCATACTGATGGGTGGGGCAGTGAAGGGTGTATCCAGCGTGCACATCTGACTCATTTCTCATAAGTGAATCACTTtatttcacacattttctgtgtttcttCGTCTTGTGTTGCTCGGTAGGTTGTGGTAGCACTTAATCCACCGAAGAGATTTATTACAGCCACTGCACCTAATCTTCAAATGGAGCATGCtggaagagtgtgtgtgtgtgcgcatgtgtgtgtgtgtgtgcgtgtgtgtgtgtgtgtgtgtgcgcgagcctGACAGTCATTTGAtggatgtttttaaaacacttgAGTGAGTTTTTGCTGCAGTGCTCCTCTGGCAtgacacgcatgcacacacacgcaccacacacacgcatgcacacacacgcaccacacacgcgcacgcacacacacacacgcaccacacacgcgcacgcacgcacgcgcacgcacgcacgcacgcacacacacacacacacacacacacagggaaaCAGACAGAAAAATGACTCTCTCAATGACTCATGAAGCTGAACATGATTCATTTAAACACATGCAGACATTGGAGGTAAAGATTTGATGCAAATAACCTGTTTTTTAAGCTAACTATGTTCAAGCAACCTTTCagaaaaattacatttgtgGCAATTTGTGATTATTTCACGAGTTGgttaattcatatgaattttcATGATGTCATTTAGAATCTTCTTGTATTTTCTACTAATGGTATGATTGACATGGAATAAATGCATCAAATGAATCATCTTGTGAATTAGTTACGACTGGATATACAGTTATAGTCCACAGTATATAGAGAGACCGTCAaaccattcttttttttaactttttttgtgaCACAGCACATTCGGTTTAGATGTTTAGagagaaatgttatttttttagtttgtttgaTAAGTTGCAAGACTTGAGGGATATTCATGCTGGTCTGTTCAGCAGGGTTCATTAGGACACGGTCGAGTATAAAACTGCATGTCTGGTTAGTGTTTGTGTTGAGATTTGACACGTTTAACACAACCACAGGCCATGAAATGACTGCAGATGTGCATATCGTGGCATAAAATCCATAAATCAAAGTTTGTTCAGAGGACAGATTTCATTCTGTATTCATGCTTCTCTTCTCATGACCTGCACACACAGGTAAACGCCTGTTTCAGCTTCACAGATGCATTAGAAATCATCCCGAAGGCAGATGAATCTCATGGTTATAGAGATGATTTAGGCCATTAAAAGTTCATCAGCTGTAGTGTTTGAGTCAGGAGGAggtcttcatcatcatcttcatcatcatcatgtgaCGTGACTTCAGGGGAAAATCTGTCGCTCAGCGAGTTAAACAGAGTTTATCATCCGATCACGCTTCAGGCTCTTCAtcatctcacacacacgcacacacacgcacacacacacacacacgcacaggcgcacacacacacacgcacacacgcacgcacgcacacacacacacacacgcatcaaAGCGTTTGCTCGAAAATCAGGAAGAAGCCGCTGGCGTTAGTTTAAAACAGATGAGACAGAACGCTTCAGTGCATTTCAGGATTTAAATGTGCATTTGATTTATGAAGAGAGAAAACAATGgcttggtttgtttgtttttctgttaatttGTTTATTCTACATACGGATTCAGTAGTTTTATCCACATAAGAACGACACAGTAACTGATTCAGAAGCTGTCTGCTCCATTCCTGATGACTGTTGTCGTCGAGTGAGAGCATTTAGTATGTTTACACCAATCCTCTGGATGATTTAGGACACTGACATGAAGCTGACTGGCCTTGtttaagtctctctctctcttacagtAGAGTTTGTGCTAATCTCTCTCACTTCTCGTCTTTAACTTCACTTGTCCTGTCACTGTACATTATATGTTAGTTTTATGTCTGAGAACTAGACCGAGCTCTCATTCTCTTTCctattctttctctcttttttgaaTCGTTGTGTTTATATATTGAAATCCAAACAACAactccgttgacttccattgtatgaacattaaaccactgagacatttctcaaaatatcttcttttgtgttccacctgAAGAAATACTCATGTACAGATTGAGGGGGACCAGATTTTTGGCTAAACCATGTCTTGAAGTCATGAATGCTTTCCTCTGTGAGgttaatttgtttcttttccTCTTCAATGTCATTGTTCTAGAACCTTCACAGttggagctctctctctctctgtgtttctaCTTCTCGCTCTCTCGCCTGCCGCTGTGTTTGTAGGACACGCCGCCCATCCCTCGTGAAGTTTGCCTAGAGGAAACATATACCGTCCATATGTTTTTCTAGCGGGATTCATGCTGTGTGCTCGAGTGGGATTTGCTTGGTTATTTTTACTCCTCACAACGAAAGATTAACGTGATGTTCCCTGTGTATTCTGCACTCATACCGCCTCATGTACTTCAGCTCTTTATTTATAGCAGTAGAGAGACATGCAATGGATTGTAGACAGAAAAAGGCCCGCAGGatctagtttagtttatttagagCCAACCGGGACGTGTGATGAGATGATCTGGACTGCAGTGGACTGATCTGCCCTTAATTTAAAACGAAACATCTCCCGATTTAAAACAAGCCTAAATGATTTGCCTGTCTTGGTTCTTATTTGATACAGTCTTCTTTTCTAATGAATTCTCTTTTATGTTAACAGGCCTGCTGGAACTACCCCTGCTGCCCGCTCTTCCCCTGCCACCCCGAAACCAGCGACTCCAACAGCTGCCAGCAAAACTACATCTGCATCCAGACCAACAACCGCTACACCCAAGACACCATCCACCACTGCTAAACCCTCTCCTGCTAAAACCACAGCCCCCCCTGCTGGTCGCACTCCCACTGCTAAGACCACAACACCTGTCAAGAAAGGTTGGCTGATGTGAATTTACCTCATGTTTTATCAATGCTTAGATTCAAATCAATTTGATGagttaacattatttatattaattttttatttcttttaagatGTCAGTAAGCAGCCATCCACCCCTGCGGCCAAGAAACCCTCCGCCTCGCCACTCACCCGGCCAGCACCGGCAAAAACCACCAAACCTGACACCCCCAAATCAGCCACTGCTGCCAAGCCAGAATCCGCTTCCAAGAAACCCCCCACCTCAAGCAAAGCAGTGGATGCTAAGACTAGTAAACCTAAGGAGAACAAAGCGGCACCATCCAAGGAAATCAGCGCAAGCGCCAAGACAACAAGCAAGTCCAGCGCTAAGACAAGCAGCCCAAAGAAGGCGGTTGGCAGCAGTACTCCAATGCCAGTGAAGCGTGGCCCTAAAACCACCCAGCCTGCAGATGCCACAGAGGGCCAGAAAGAGGACATTCTACCCATTGTGGCTGCGGTTGCAGCCCCAGTTgcagctgctgctgctgttgtttcCATGACAACCTCAGAAGAAGCACCTGAACACTCAGCCACACCTTCAGTACCTGCTGCCTCTGAGGAAGCACCTGAGGCCAGTCCTGCTGTCTGTGAGGTTAAAGCAGATGTGACTGCTTCTGCCTTGGAGAAAGCACCTGAAGACACAGAAATGCCCAGAGTTCCCCCGACATGTGATGAGACACCTGAAGATACAGTCACACCTGTCATTCTTGCTTTTGATGAGATGACTGAAGACACAGTCCCACCTGTCATTCCACCTGCTTCTGATGAGAGACCTGAAGACACAGCCACACCTGTCATTTCCCCTGCATCTGAAGAGACACTTGAAGAAAAGGTTACACCTGCCCTTTACCTTGTTTCTGATGAGACTCCTGATGACACAGCCACACCTTTCATTCCTTCGGCATCTGACGAGTTGCTTGAAGAAAAAGTTACACCCGCCCGTCATCCTTCTGATGAGACGCTTGAAGAAACAGCTGCATCTGTCCTTCATCCTGCTTCTGAAGAACCTCAAGCTTTTGATGAGATACTTGAAGACAGAGTGACATCTTTCATTTCTTCTGCATCTGACGAGATGCTTGAAGAAAAAACTACACCTGTCCTTCATCCTTCATCTGACGAGATGCTAGAAGAGACAGTTACATCTGCCCTTCATACTGGTTTTGAAGAACCTCAAGCTTTTGATGAGATGCTTGAAGACAGAGTCACATCTTTCATTACTTCTGTTTCTGATGAGATGCTTGAAGAAACGGTTACACATGTGCTTCATCCTGCTTCTGATGAGAtgcttaaagaaacagttacATCTTCCCTTCCTCCTGATTCCGAAGAGGCACTTGAAGACACCTTCACACCCATCCCTCATCCCACTTCTTACGAGACACTCAAGGACACAGTTACACCTGTCCTTCATCCTGCTTCTGTAGAGGCACTTGAAGAATCAGTTGcccctgtcatttcagcctctGAAGAGGAGGAGCATGTTCATCCCCAAGACATCCCACAGAGCATGGACCTTTCCAAAGATGACAGTGCAGTGTCTCAGCTAGCTGCTACAGTGGATCTGGTCAGTCTGAATGAGCCTGTGTCTGCTGTGTCTCCTCTAGGCACCACAGTACTGTCCCCACCATCCTCTCCCACTGGCCCAACATCTGTGCTAGCTTAGCTCCAAAATTCTGCTCCTCTTTTGGAAATGCATGGTCCAGCTGAAACTTGGTCTCAAAGTCTGTACCCCAGCACCATGACCCCAGACGAGCAGGAGCAGGAGGATGAGGATGGAGTCCAAGATGTCATTCAGATGTCCTCTTTCGCAGCAGAGAATATTATACAAGGCTTTGATCTGCTGAGCTGCACTGGGGCAGATCCCTTCAGAAGCCAAGCTCCTGTCTCCCCCTGTCAGGAGAAAGAGGAGGCGGTGGAGAAAGCGGAGGAGGAGATTAATGAAGACGTTGATGAGGAAGAGGATGAGGAAAGAGAAATTGACAGAGTGCAAGCAGTGTCCCAAACAGTGATTGACAATGATTGTATAAAGGGTGTGGCTGATTTTGTCAGTTCTGATTGGGGTATGATGCAGTCGGATGATAGAAATATCAGTTATGCATATGAAAGAGAAGAAACATCTCCCTTCAATACTGAGAACAGCTGCACTGATAAAGAGACAAGTGACATCTTCTTGAACGAGCAACCATTCCAGGGACCTCCTGGAATCGACTCTTACTGTGATGAAGACGAGGATGAGGAGGATGATGAGAAAGAGGAAGAACATGAAAATACTGAGCAATACCATGAGCAACACAAAGACAATGAGTTTGTGGAAAAAGATGTGGAGATGGTCTGCAGCAGAATGGCTGAAAGTGGAATTTGTAGTAATGAtagagatgatgatgaggattATGGAGGTGAAGATTACAGAGAGGAGGCTCATCTCAGTCTTGACAACAAGGGCCACGCTGTGGATGCACCATCTATGACAAAGACAGAAGCTTGGGGTCATTCCAATCCATTCTCAGAGCCATGGGTCCAGTCTGCTTTTATTGTGTCTGAATCAAACCCAATAGATACAAGATCTGAGGAACCAGACACTCCCCCTAAATCCCCAGTAGAGTCCTTCTTACACATAAATCCACCACTGATCGAGACCTCAGAACCTCAACCCGATGTCCAAGAGCAGACAAAGAGTGCATTTCCTGTGGAGTCTGGCATCTTGGCAGCACCTGCCATTGGGATGTCGCAGTCCAGCACTCTCAGCGGGACGGCTCTGGCCGCACACAGCAGCAGCGAGACCAGCACACCCGAGGAGCTTCAAGACTACGACAGCAGCTCGGGTGTTGAGTCCAGATCAGACAAGCAACAGACGCCAGTTCCTGCAATGCAGATGGACATGGACCAAGATCTTGGTATCCACCTGGAGCGAGGTGATGGGGAGGAGGAAGAAGCAGAAACGCTGCCTGCCGACGAGGTGTTGGGTGAGGGACTAACAGCACCCGCCTCGGTTCCGTCGTCACCTTCAAGTTCTGGTGATGAGGCAAGTGACACAGAGGGTGAGTTGCAGATCAACGACCCTGACGTCGCAGTTGACGAAAGCGCCGCCATCCCTCATAACCTCGTTTCTCTTGAGGAAGATGAGGAGGTCCCGGGGCAGATGGGAGAGGAAGATGGAGATACGCCTCAGTCTGCAAACTCTGTGGCCTCTTATGGTTTCGACTGCTCCAACTCCAATGCCCACTCCACGGCTGAGAGCTGTGGGAAAAGCCCGGGTATCTTCAGTTTGGAAAATGAAGAACAGCTTCCAGAGGAGTTCAAGGATCCCTCTTTCATTAAAGAGCTTACCTTGCCTGCAGCTTCAGCCTACAGCGACGACTTGTTAGGCGGCCCGGTGGATCTGCTGCCTATCAGCGAGCCCAAAGAGAGAGATGCAGGCTTTGATGAGCACTACATGATGTGCAGGAAGACTGAGCCCACTGCGATGGAGGAGTTGGATCCCGAGTCTCCCATGCACCTGTCACCCCAACATGGGGATGATTCAGATGGCCAGCCACCCTACTACTCTACTATATGTGATAAGACTGATAATTTTCTGGCAGGTAATGTATAAAGTACCTCCTTTGGAATGCACCTTGTCTACCCTAAACCCCGCACCCCCACTGTTCTCCACGTCTTTTAGATGTGGGGTTAGCGAGTATGAATAGTAATAAGGAATGGAAAGGGGGGAAAGGAGAGGTGTCAGGGGAGGGACTATAGCTTTGTCTGAGCTGCTCTATGTTCTTCTATTACCATGCTCATGGTTATGATTGTACGGCTTAAacttctgtatgtacagtagcGATTCTCATTTTCTATTagaatgtactttttaaataacaCTGCGTTTCATGGCAACCCTGAAGATGAAATGTTAAAATTAGTCCTTTGATGAAagtaatgcaaaaaaaaaaaagaaacacacgTCATGGACTCAACCTACCTTTGTATTTATCCTACTGTTTTTACCGATCTAGTGTCAATTCTTTtatactttgtttttgttttgttttattttattttattttgctgtgGAAATCCTTGTCTTATTGTCATGTTTGTACACACATCAGTTTTCCTGCACTAGCTTTATTGACTTCTTTAACTTGTTCCGGTGTCCAGCACTAACACTTTTAGCATTAAGTACAGGTTAGATGTTACAGAAGCGTTTCACACTCGCAGTGTTTGACATAGAGAGGTGAATGTGTGTTAGATGGCTTGTCATGATtcatttttactgtgttttgttAGTTTTGGGCTACTTGACAATAACTGCTGAACATTTTCGTAAAGGATAACGTAGATTCCCATTGGCACGTAACATAAGTGTTTTCAAGTACAGAGTTTCGACTGATCTGGATTCTTTCAGTATTTGGACGTTCTTGCTTTGGAACAGACTAACTCTTACTGTTtatgaaaaaaagtgttttccTGCATTTGTAAGTCTTAAAATAATGCTTGCAAGTCGTTGTATTGTGAGCACTGGGACATTTCGAGAACAATTGGAAGTGCATGTGCAATTCATCGAGAAATTGTGGTCCGGAGTGTTTGGACACAATAACCGTTCACAATAACTAAAAGGTTTTCAAaattgcattaaacattattacAAGGCTGTCTGTTcctcttcttgtttttctttttgtgtgtcATGAATCATGATGGTGTGTTATTATTTAAGTGCTGAAGTGATGAAATAACAATGATTGTTCATGTCGTCTGATCCCTTCAACTCAACACAGAACAGTGACGTCACTGCATGTTATATCAGGTAATCGTTTCAGGAATGAATGTTCTCTACACTAACGCAAATGTCATTTTTGAGATTCTCTGTTTTCCGGGAATGGTCTGAATGTTGAATATTACGTAAGAGCAGGTACAGTTCTGTCATCATAAATCAAGCGtatagcgttagttctggcaggtcacgtgagtcaagctCGCATCAGCTGATCCTCCTCTACCTTTAGAAATATGATGCAATCACAGCTTCCGTTTTAAAATTCATTCAGCTAATAGCAGCTTATCACGTTGCTCAGGAGCAAattaccctcctccatccccagctCCACCTCACATTTACAATCAGGACTCCACTTCTGTTATTCCTTTTCATAAGTCTCAACTACATTTTAATGATGTGTTACACTTAAATGTCTTTAAGAACCAATGGCATCtgcttgttctgttctgtttaccATAAGGGGGGTCATCGATGCGCCCCCTGCTCTTATTCATGCTGGCTGTATACATGGGCAGGGAGTTTTGCCCAGAAGAGAACCATACCACCAATCTCATCTGTATGCtaactgtcaatcatttttgatGGTAGTGAACCTGACAGAAATCCTGTTATTTCACATCATAATGAAGCACTGAAGTGAAGTAGTGAAGGTCGTTTCGTTCTCTTGGTTTAAATCAACACTGTCCATCTGAACTGTAGTTTAGCGTGTTTTATTATGTGCTGTCA
Proteins encoded in this region:
- the prr36b gene encoding mucin-2: MKPDGVDVATVEPMEALNAGPEIEVVPAGGAQDQALPGTQTEAEPQPAEALSANDKTGKEKSADPKTKTKAPTKTKTSTAGTKTSTTGTKTSTTSSRPTTAQSRLTNGTQKTQANGVAKKTTTAGLEKKTLTSAAPKKTLGSTAVPTTRTSVKTTEKKPAAAPANGVKKTPAASASSLKSNPKTSAPAPRPASASTTKPISTASPKPPVSKTTRPAGTTPAARSSPATPKPATPTAASKTTSASRPTTATPKTPSTTAKPSPAKTTAPPAGRTPTAKTTTPVKKDVSKQPSTPAAKKPSASPLTRPAPAKTTKPDTPKSATAAKPESASKKPPTSSKAVDAKTSKPKENKAAPSKEISASAKTTSKSSAKTSSPKKAVGSSTPMPVKRGPKTTQPADATEGQKEDILPIVAAVAAPVAAAAAVVSMTTSEEAPEHSATPSVPAASEEAPEASPAVCEVKADVTASALEKAPEDTEMPRVPPTCDETPEDTVTPVILAFDEMTEDTVPPVIPPASDERPEDTATPVISPASEETLEEKVTPALYLVSDETPDDTATPFIPSASDELLEEKVTPARHPSDETLEETAASVLHPASEEPQAFDEILEDRVTSFISSASDEMLEEKTTPVLHPSSDEMLEETVTSALHTGFEEPQAFDEMLEDRVTSFITSVSDEMLEETVTHVLHPASDEMLKETVTSSLPPDSEEALEDTFTPIPHPTSYETLKDTVTPVLHPASVEALEESVAPVISASEEEEHVHPQDIPQSMDLSKDDSAVSQLAATVDLVSLNEPVSAVSPLGTTVLSPPSSPTGSAPLLEMHGPAETWSQSLYPSTMTPDEQEQEDEDGVQDVIQMSSFAAENIIQGFDLLSCTGADPFRSQAPVSPCQEKEEAVEKAEEEINEDVDEEEDEEREIDRVQAVSQTVIDNDCIKGVADFVSSDWGMMQSDDRNISYAYEREETSPFNTENSCTDKETSDIFLNEQPFQGPPGIDSYCDEDEDEEDDEKEEEHENTEQYHEQHKDNEFVEKDVEMVCSRMAESGICSNDRDDDEDYGGEDYREEAHLSLDNKGHAVDAPSMTKTEAWGHSNPFSEPWVQSAFIVSESNPIDTRSEEPDTPPKSPVESFLHINPPLIETSEPQPDVQEQTKSAFPVESGILAAPAIGMSQSSTLSGTALAAHSSSETSTPEELQDYDSSSGVESRSDKQQTPVPAMQMDMDQDLGIHLERGDGEEEEAETLPADEVLGEGLTAPASVPSSPSSSGDEASDTEGELQINDPDVAVDESAAIPHNLVSLEEDEEVPGQMGEEDGDTPQSANSVASYGFDCSNSNAHSTAESCGKSPGIFSLENEEQLPEEFKDPSFIKELTLPAASAYSDDLLGGPVDLLPISEPKERDAGFDEHYMMCRKTEPTAMEELDPESPMHLSPQHGDDSDGQPPYYSTICDKTDNFLAGNV